The Glycine soja cultivar W05 chromosome 8, ASM419377v2, whole genome shotgun sequence genome has a window encoding:
- the LOC114424339 gene encoding protein GRAVITROPIC IN THE LIGHT 1-like, with amino-acid sequence METMKPKSALSNRSKKLAKTFQKVMSLRSATKLASNNGICMLNSHLKVKEDLFTDQNKKPHQGNNKNRAIMEALIARLFAGVTTIKAAYAELQMAQHPYNNESIQAADQAVVDELRAISELKRRFLKRDLDLSPQVTIMLAEIQEQQSLMKTYEITIKRLEAEVDFKDNNISSLKKHLDECVSFNKSLEKKLNSSGSLSLFDNLTLSSLSPSHFVHFLHHSLRSVRSFSKIMIAEMESAHWDLEAAVKFIHPNAVFNKPTHQTFAFESFVCITMFEGFNYPNFNVQEDKNLHNQGAENLYFDKFKRLKSLNPKQYLTHNPNSSFSKFLKSKYLQVVHAKMECSFFGNLNQRKVVNSGGYPDSAFFISFAEMAKRVWALHCLALSFQDDDVTVFQIKKNSRFSEVYMESVTEESVSPSAGESSDSSSGELRVGFTVVPGFKIGKTVIQSQVYLSLVGSSASS; translated from the coding sequence ATGGAAACCATGAAGCCCAAATCAGCACTGAGCAATAGGAGCAAGAAACTGGCAAAGACATTCCAGAAGGTGATGAGCCTCCGAAGTGCAACGAAACTCGCTTCAAACAATGGCATTTGCATGCTCAATTCCCACCTCAAAGTCAAGGAAGATCTCTTCACCGATCAGAACAAGAAACCCCACCAAGGAAACAACAAGAATAGAGCAATTATGGAGGCTCTAATTGCAAGACTCTTCGCTGGAGTCACCACCATCAAAGCAGCATATGCAGAACTCCAAATGGCTCAGCACCCTTACAACAACGAGTCCATTCAAGCCGCGGATCAAGCCGTGGTGGATGAACTCAGAGCCATATCGGAGTTGAAGCGCAGGTTCTTGAAAAGGGACCTTGATCTTTCGCCGCAAGTCACCATTATGCTCGCGGAGATCCAGGAACAACAAAGTCTCATGAAAACCTACGAAATCACCATCAAGAGGCTCGAAGCCGAGGTTGATTTCAAGGACAATAACATCTCATCGCTCAAAAAACACCTCGACGAGTGTGTTTCCTTCAACAAATCGCTTGAGAAGAAACTCAACTCGAGTGGCTCCTTGTCATTGTTTGATAACCTCACACTTTCGTCGTTGAGTCCATCCCATTTTGTTCATTTCCTTCACCACTCTTTAAGATCAGTTAGAAGCTTCTCCAAGATTATGATCGCGGAAATGGAATCTGCTCATTGGGATCTCGAAGCAGCGGTTAAGTTCATTCATCCAAACGCAGTTTTCAACAAACCAACTCACCAAACCTTCGCATTTGAATCGTTTGTTTGCATAACGATGTTTGAAGGCTTCAACTACCCAAACTTCAACGTCCAAGAAGACAAAAACTTACACAACCAAGGAGCAGAAAACCTCTACTTTGACAAATTCAAAAGGCTCAAATCTTTGAATCCGAAACAGTACTTAACCCACAACCCAAATTCTTCCTTCTCCAAGTTCTTGAAATCCAAGTACCTTCAAGTGGTGCACGCCAAAATGGAGTGCTCCTTCTTCGGCAACTTGAACCAGAGGAAGGTGGTGAACTCTGGAGGGTACCCAGATTCTGCTTTCTTCATTTCCTTTGCAGAGATGGCAAAGCGCGTTTGGGCCCTGCATTGTTTGGCGTTGTCGTTTCAGGACGATGATGTCACTGTTTTTCAAATCAAGAAGAACTCGAGGTTCTCTGAGGTGTACATGGAGAGTGTCACGGAAGAATCTGTTTCGCCTTCTGCCGGGGAATCCTCTGATTCCAGCTCCGGCGAGCTTAGGGTGGGTTTCACGGTGGTGCCGGGTTTCAAAATCGGTAAGACAGTGATACAGAGTCAGGTTTACCTCTCTCTAGTGGGTTCTTCGGCCAGTTCCTAA
- the LOC114421735 gene encoding probable glutathione S-transferase, whose amino-acid sequence MMGSKNDVKLLSFLLSPVGHRVEWALKLKGVEFEYVEEDIFNKSNLLLELNPVHKKVPVLVHHQKPIAESLIIVEYIDQTWKQHPLLPQHPYQRALARFWGTVADKLVKTSYVAMCSSGDEQEKSVKEAKEVMDKIEEEIIKGKKFFGGDNIGYLDLAFGWIPYWLPIWEEVGSMQIVDPLKHCAISAWNTNFLSHPIIKDCLPPRDKMLVYSHRRKNEFSSTLRR is encoded by the exons ATGATGGGAAGTAAGAATGATGTGAAACTATTGAGTTTTTTGTTGAGTCCAGTTGGTCACAGAGTTGAATGGGCTCTGAAGCTAAAGGGTGTTGAATTCGAGTATGTAGAAGAAGATATCTTCAACAAAAGCAATCTCCTTCTGGAACTGAACCCGGTTCACAAAAAGGTTCCGGTTCTTGTTCATCACCAGAAACCAATCGCTGAGTCACTCATCATCGTTGAATACATCGACCAAACATGGAAGCAGCATCCACTGTTGCCTCAACATCCTTATCAACGAGCTCTTGCTCGGTTTTGGGGTACCGTTGCTGATAAG CTTGTGAAGACATCATATGTTGCAATGTGTAGCAGTGGCGATGAACAAGAAAAGAGTGTGAAGGAAGCCAAAGAAGTAATGGATAAAATAGAAGAAGAGATTATTAAGGGGAAGAAATTCTTTGGAGGGGACAATATTGGGTACCTTGACCTTGCATTTGGATGGATCCCTTACTGGCTTCCCATTTGGGAGGAAGTTGGGTCAATGCAAATAGTTGACCCATTGAAACATTGTGCCATCTCTGCATGGAACACCAATTTTCTCAGCCACCCTATCATCAAGGATTGCTTGCCCCCAAGAGACAAGATGCTCGTTTATTCCCACCGTCGcaaaaatgagttttcttctacTCTTCGTCGTTGA
- the LOC114421734 gene encoding probable glutathione S-transferase produces the protein MGSEDVKLLNFWVSPFGKRVEWALKLKGVEYEYIEEDIFNKSNLLLELNPVHKKVPVLVHAQKPIAESFIILEYIDETWKKYPLLPHNPYQRALARFWATCVEQKLGKAGWVAMSTSGDEQEEAMKEAKEMMEKIEEEIKGKNFFGGDNIGYLDIAIGWIAYLVPVWEEVGSMQIIDPLKFPATFAWMTNFLSHPVIKDSLPPRDKMLVYYHNRKNNLPSVFRNLVKD, from the exons ATGGGAAGCGAAGATGTGAAGCTGTTGAACTTTTGGGTGAGTCCATTTGGTAAAAGGGTTGAGTGGGCTTTGAAACTAAAGGGTGTGGAGTACGAGTACATTGAAGAAGATATCTTTAACAAGAGCAATCTCCTTCTGGAGTTGAATCCGGTTCACAAGAAGGTTCCGGTTCTTGTTCATGCCCAGAAACCCATCGCTGAGTCATTCATCATCCTTGAATACATTGATGAAACATGGAAGAAGTATCCATTGTTACCTCACAATCCTTATCAAAGAGCACTTGCTCGATTTTGGGCAACCTGTGTTGAACAAAAG ctTGGGAAGGCTGGATGGGTAGCAATGTCTACCAGCGGCGATGAACAAGAAGAGGCTATGAAAGAAGCCAAAGAAATGAtggagaaaatagaagaagagaTTAAGGGAAAGAATTTTTTTGGAGGAGACAATATTGGGTACCTTGATATTGCAATTGGATGGATTGCTTACTTGGTTCCTGTTTGGGAGGAAGTTGGATCAATGCAGATAATAGACCCATTGAAATTTCCAGCCACCTTTGCATGGATGACCAATTTTCTCAGCCACCCTGTGATCAAGGACAGCTTGCCCCCAAGAGATAAGATGCTTGTTTACTACCACAATCGCAAGAACAACTTGCCTTCCGTCTTTCGTAACTTGGTCAAGGATTAG